Below is a window of Vanacampus margaritifer isolate UIUO_Vmar chromosome 11, RoL_Vmar_1.0, whole genome shotgun sequence DNA.
tataataaatttgctgtcgtattttgttttttgtttgtgttttttggtttgcagTCGTGTTTACTTTTTtgcgttttgcacttcagggccaccttACTCCCGCCTCCTTTCCATGTATCCTCCCGCCAATCACGCTCATTTACAATAGTCGACCCCCCAAATCAGAAACAAAATAGATAGccacaaatacatatatcaatgtgaaaataaatcatcttacactaacagacgaatggaagctgaaattaattctgttcttgcagaattacttaCGTAAGTAATTACTTACTTACTAATTTCCTTGTTGAacgttgaacagcgagaggcgctttgtgcatttttactggtaaacattatttttacagGAAAAGATGGGCCCCAATGATTCTAGTTAagtcaaattaaacaaaaaataaaatatttaatgtagTTAGAAACAGATAGTTTACACCCTTGCTGCCGTCAACAGGTGGTACATTTATGAAATTCACGCATTCAGCAGCTCGTGCCTGATCCTGAactaacataaaaaacaattaaaaagtgaTCACGTTCTTGTAATGTGGCATTCTGATTGGCTGCAAGCATCTGTGTGATTGAATCACATTGTAAAAGCTTGCATACAGTGGGTTGCCGTTCCCTTGCGATTCAACATGGAATCACCGTCGAACTAGATACAAAGTTCGGCAACTAATGAAAACTAGTTGCACAACCACACACGCTTGAAACACAACTAAATAGTTAATGTTCAATCCTGTTATTCTGTGTTTGGAAGGCTTTAGTAAATGTCCAGATGAAGAGAAAATACAATTGTAGCTTCTAAAATCACAGAATCattaattttgttatttgtttagttaaaagtaaatgtatttgtatagtTAAAAGTAAATGTCATTGGTTATGTGTGTACAATACTGACTCGAAACACtttgtttaatcattttttattatttatttatctatttataccCATGGCTAGAGAACAATCACAATAACCCCAACATCACAAACCGGTCCTTTCCCCTTTTAAAatgatgagagaaaaaaaacaccaagcaTTACAAAATCCATCCCAGAAGTAAATTATTGTAGATTAAACATAATAGCAACATAACCATACGATACAGCCACGTCAAATCAATGAATTCCCTTTAGACTCAACTTTATGCGAGAcatctcaaaaatatatttatgtacaCACTTTgctgtattgtactgtacaaAATGTGGCAAAATTTGACACATTCTCTGTAGACATGCAAACACCTTATTGATATTGTAAAAATGTCTATTTCATAACTTctattgtaatacattttcaaatattagttCTTTGGAGAATATcctgaaaaaaagaatatgCACCACTTTTGAGATGCCACTGCCTGCATTAGTTTTAAATAACACCATATTGTGAAATTATCCATCCTCATGTAGAATTCTTAATTGAGATGATACAGCAGACAGTTTTGTCTTTCAGATCCTAAACTGTGTCTATTTCTCAAACACCTGAGTTGACATTGACTTATGTGACCCTTCTAATGCAAAACTACCACTGCCCGCAAAATATATTACAGTATGTTGAACCTCATAAGGCATTGTGCATGTCTACACAAAACCCTTGTTACAATAAATGTGACATAGAGAAAATGGTTTTATGTTAGGGGGCAGTGGTGGAGGGTTATAGTAGGAATTGCACTTATTCAGGATCTGAGTGGCCGGGGGAGCATTTCATTGTGCATCAACACATAGCCTCTTCTCATgagaaatgaataaaatatctgaTGAGAAATACATTGTTCATAGTGAAGAagtacagttttcttttttttgtttatgaaatAAAACACTTTGTGAAGCTATTCAAAACAGTGCTTAACGTTTGTCAGATATTCTAGTCACTAGtagggtttccatccacccaattttaatcgaattttcaagaaatgcgaaaataaaactgaatggaaacgctagaaattcgaaaaagggcccaaaattccccaaaaagtttgCTAATTTAGGCTATGGAATCAGGTTTTGTAAATAAACGCTGACAATACCGGAtacacgttgcacgttttgatcggatatgacgtcacacgtatgtttgtagtcacaaagcaatgtcgggCGTATGTTTGGAGGGACgaggaaacagaaatatttttggaattaattaaaagtagcgaatattaatgcactATATTAATGAATATTCATTGCACCACGctgtcgcttcctggtcttcttcttcttcttttaaattactggtggatcaaaTCTCagtatggtgtataccgccgcTGAGTCCCCTCTTAATATTCGcagaagaagaacagatggaaacgggcataagtcgcatgtccgttttgcacattttcacaaaattcgcataaaaatttcaaaacatttggatggaaacccgaaAATAGTTACAATCCAACAAATCCAAGAAGAGGCAAAATGTGAAGTGTTGTCCTACCTTTGTTAGCACAAAAGAGACCTGGGTGAAGGGAATGAAACAGAACCATGCATCTGTAATAATGGTGAATGACCTCAAGCATGACAAGAGATCCCGCAAAAGACGAGGACAGTGTTCAGTGTGCTTTGACAATAATTGCTGTTGAACTGAAATTATGTTCGAGGCTATTTCCTACCTCAAGTCCCCGCAGTAAAAAGTGTCACTGTCATCATAGGTGTCCGTAAATTGTCTTCTTCATAACacgtgcactcacacacacttaaGCATGAGCAGCTCTAAACTATTGTGTCTGTACCCatctaaaatgtggtccaaatGCAAAAAGGCCTTCTGCTTACTCCTCATCCTCGTCTTCGTCATCAATCGGTGGGAGTAACTCTTCCTTCAAGCACTCCCTGTAGAAGCTAGTAAGAGTGGCATACAGGTGCTGGTTGCTTTGATGAGACAGGAAATGGCCTtcgtctgggtagagctggtgGGGAGAAGGCACATGAGTCTGACAATATGAATTATGTTGAATGTTCTGATGAAGGCACCCATTAACCGTCGGGCAGGCTACATCCTTCTGTTAACACTGGTATGAAAGAGGGTGCACAGACACATTTGTCACCTGACCACCACCTGCTCAACACAATACAACTTACAGCTAGGTTAAAGCACATAAACCAGAGCCACATGGAAGATAGCAAACCCCATTTATagggaaacacaaaaaaatgaatcttgTAATAGTAAACAACAGAACTGAACcaaaaatttcaagaaaacttgAAAGTTTGAAACAATTTTCCCCATTGTACTGTGTACAATGACACACATTTGAAAGTAATATTAAATAGGCTGTTGTCCTCATAATCTCCTTTGCTTTCCCCCAGCGCTTTCTGTACATAGTTTCTGTCTTGCTATATGTTAGCTTAACAATTGTTAAAATGTTAGCGCTGGATCAATTCTCATTGGAAATAAACCTCacagaaaaatgtaaaactctGTTTTATATGCTTTaagcctgtatctcactgagtggcgAATGCTTGCAAACGTAGCAATTTTTGAGTTTTGCTACGGTTCATAAGAAGTTGCTAGCATGTTCGCGAGCATTTTGCTTTGCAAAGTAGCATTTGTAAACAATCGTAAGACGTGtcaccaaagtttttttttatttgccagtATGATAGAGACCATATGTGACCATGGTTACTGTTGTTACCAATATATGTCAACCCATTCATGTTTCACAAAAGCCTATTTGATTGGGTTTAAGGACACAAATAGCAAATGGTGTGgcgaaaaacaaaatcttctctgTGACTACTGATCTTTTGTCTCAAAGTTGATCCAGTGCCGTAACGTGCTGTTTGCATCCTAGCAGTTCAGTTATTATTTTGTTCAACTAAAGAACACAAGTGGTTAAACAATTTgtggaaaaacacatttgaagacAAGGGCTGACCTGCACCACCCTGtatgtaatagttttttttgtgttaaattttATGAGTTACAAACATCCATTTTGGACAATGGACAGCAGAAAACTGAATGTTGGAGAAGGGCACATCTTTTCAGTCTGCTAGGAGTTGGCAAACAATATCAAAGGTTCCGAAACAGTGGCAAAGGAGTTGCAAATAGTCTTAAGCGCTTTCTCCACCTTGGTTGCTATCTTACTAAATGTTAGCATAACAACAGTTAGGATGTTAGCAGTAGTCATTTAATTGGACCACTGCAAATCTAAAATAGCTCTACAAGGCAAGCTCAACTCTCAATAAATGCTTCACATATGTAGGTATCAGACAAGCAACCGCTAGCAGGCCAAATAAGCATTCATGTTGATACATCACCTACATCACAATCGAGCGATACTAGCACAGACACACAATGTTGTAAGTTTTTTTCTAGTtggatttatttaattgtttatgcCCATTTATCATTTGTTCAAAGACTCTTACTATGTAATTTTTAGAACAGTTGtgatgttttgatttgtttttatcatgTGGATCTGTTTTTTTATAATTGCATTTAATACTTGCACTAACTACAATTGCTCTTTCTGTTTGTATACTGTctacaataacaacaataattgtaaatactgtaaattgtcTTACGTTATTATACTATCTTGTATTTGTATGCAGCAGTAGTATGGCAGCCATGTTCAGTCCAACTGAGGATGTGTGTGCAGTACATCTGCTACATTTGGCACAGTGtatgaatgtattattttgcatcactgcttttttttctttttttttccacatttgaaaCGGACAAGAAGTATTTTTTCAGTGACGGTAACCTGCATTGAGTAGTTTGCTCCAACTTTCACAAGGTTCTTGACAAGCTCAGCAGTATGTTGAAAGTGGATGTTAgctgcaaataaaaaaagtgaaaatgtgtcaGCACACTTCCAACTCAAATCAGGGTTCTGGTAGAattgaaatacaaaaacaaacttggcATTCATTGCTCAGCCGAGAATGCATTCCTCTGAAAATTTCTGTATCAATTTAGGCAACACACTTTACTTTTCTCTTTTTGATTAAGAACATTTGCCTCATTACCTTTCAGTAATGTTTGCTTCTTTGTGCTCAGCAGTGATGCACAACAGATTCAGtatattcattttcagactatttattttcatttaccaTCTGCTGTGCCGTGTACCAACATCAGTGTCTGGTCTCTTAGTGTATGAACATTCTGCAGCACACTGGAGAACTGGAAAGTAATGAGAAAAAGGAagccaaaataaaatcattaaaaattaccTACTGTACTTGGGTAACTATATATAAGAGAGTAATGCTATACAACAAGAAACAAAGACTGTAGTAATTGAAAACTAATAGATACGCCGGCAGACATGTTGGAGAATATGTATGTCAGATGTGATCAAATGAAAAGGTTaatggaaatgtattttcattctGAATACAGAATAATGGGCGCACACAAAGTAATTAAGACAACAcattgcaataaaatgtcaccaAATTAAACACAATTGTTTCCGATTTCTTCTACCTCATTGCTGAGAAGAGAGCTTTTCAAGACAAATGCACcatgaatacatacataaacccattgtggcggccgtggctcaagGTGTAGAgtcggtcgttcagtaaccagaaggtcggctgtttgatccccgctctccccaagtcatgtgtcgttttgtccttgggcaaggcacttcacacacattgcctccagtgctactcacactggtgtatgaatggtgCGGATGTTTGGTGTTGGTCGGAgtggccgtaggcgcacactggcagccacgcttccgtcagcctgccccagggaagctgtggctacttaactggcttaccgccaccacagtgtgaatgtgtgagtgcatgaataatacCCATTCCTCTGTGAAGCGTCTttaagtgtctagaaaagcgctatatgaatctgatgcattattattattatcaaattgTTGATTGTCAATCAAAGCTTTCTAATACTGTGACAATTGATGCAAAATAAGTGTAACTGCATGTATTGCATGATAAGATGTCGCCGCAAGCAGCTTTCAGAGTATTGACAGTCAAATGAGAAGCGGTGAACACACCTGGTATCTGCTGTCATCTCGTAGAGGCATGCCAAGGTACCGCTCTGAGAAGGCTGACGCTATGCAAATGacaaatgacacaatttttAACAGTGATGCTAAATCGCATTTTCTGAATAATTGTTTTTAGGGAAGTGCATAGAACCTTTTGTGTGTAAAAGAAACCATATTTGTAGGAATGAAAAGTGTTTCTATCCTATGTTACACACTCTTTCCTGCCTCTGGAGGCATAAATGATAATGCTTTATAAAATGTTGCACTTAAATACTGGAGTGTTTCTTCCAGTAGGTGATGAAATTGCTTCCCTGCATATGACACattgcattttgtgttttgaaaggTTTTATGCTTACCGTACAACTTCAAATCTGTCATGGGTGACATTGCACATGCACATTTGAAGACACTGTCCGTAGACTTAAGCAGCATTAATGCAACATAGGCTCCATAACcctgaacaaaaaataaataaaacacatcattGTACAATGCATGTAGCAATAGAAAACCTGTTGCAAGATgtgaaaaaagaacatttttcaaattcatcATAAACATTGTTAAGGTTTGtggcatttccttttttttccaaagcgtAACGGGATAAGGcaattggaaaaatatttttatgcatGAAGAATAGAGGCTCACCTTTCCAAAAATTGCTATCCGAGTCTTATCAATGTATGGAAAGTTCATCATGTAGCTGGAAGAACACAAGATAAATAAGTCAGAGTTTTGAACACATGCAATGCCACTTCAAATCAGCAGGCAAAACTTTAATTACTATTTTGCGAGGTTCTTATTTACAGTACGTCGATAGATAGAATCTGATTGATTGAACATTATAAGTGATGCATGTtcaataatttgaaaaatatatatttttttctggttcCTCTGCAGACTCCCACCAAGACATGAGGAgtcaaatcaaaaaataaaaacaagtgaaaAATGGGCCATTCTTGCAAATAGTCCCCCTAATCTGTTCACCTGTGGAATGTTACAAACaccagttttctttttattgtttattatttttattttttttaccattttaccATCATCATTCCCAGTCTCTTGTTGCCCCTGTCCCAGCAAAAACATTGCATTtgcaataacccccccccccaaaaaaaacaaacaaacaaacaaacaaacaaaacaactataGTATTTATTAGTTTGAAGAGTAAAtatcttgtatttttttatgaattcaattgaatataggttgtttgcaaatcattgtttgtatttacattttacaaaatgtcTCATCTTCATTGCAATTGTGGTTTGTATTTTCTGGTAGTCTGGGTGGACTGTAGCATCATGCTGACGCTTACAGGATAGTCTTGGCACTGTGATGAACATTTAGTATAGGAAGGGTGGCAATTAATCATGGGAGATATTATGTCTGTAGTTTGCTCATCTCAAGTGCACCACTCACTACaagagccataaaaacaaacattgatttTACTGATTTAAAAGTTGTTTAAGATGATAGAATTTGGAAGGTGTGCACACtacttaaaaacaaagcattttattattaaaaagtagATACATGTATCACACCACCCACTTATTAAGACTCCACTCACAGTGCTTCAGCACAGTTGCTCTGCTCTCCCCTTCCCATTGCTGGCCTGCAATGACACAATGCTGCACTACAGCACATTTTTGTATGCCTTGTGCATTCATGCACtgtaaatttgcttattttcacATGTTCTCTTAATTTCTATTATACACAGTGTCAGTTATTGTTAATTACTAGCAGTTTGGCTGTTTATTCATGTACTCATGCAGGAGAAATAGCACCATAGTCCACCTTTCTAATCACTTTGGCACATGACAGTCAACTTTTGTTCGAGGGCAAGAATCTCTGTCTGTGGTTGATATTAAATGCTACAAAAGACAAATTAATGATTTTTACCCATTCAGGATATCAAATGGAAGTAACTTTGTCAACTCAGGATGGCACTAAAATACAGAGAGttactcttattttttttatagttacaAATACTTATGTATTTGGTTGGATGACAAGATGTCTTTTGAGGTCCATgcactgatttatttattgctaaAGCACTTTAGGGCAAATTACCCctttacattttaaatctgCTTTCTTACCATAATAGTATTTACAGGGTTTggtcatcaggaaaaaaatgccattaaaaaTACCAGTGACAAAAACAGAACTTgatcaaatgcttttttcatcatatCCTCTAATTGTTTCAATTGAACATCAAGCCACGTTCAATCAGGAATCACTCCCGCCACTCAGTAAACCAACCGTAACGGAACAATGTGACTGTTTTTAATCTAATGccttttttactttaaattttCCGTTATGTATTGCATGCTTGTTTCTTTTCAATCTACTGTGTGGAGTGTGTCAATCATAGTatagttgtttgtgtgtgactttgtTTTGTCTCATGTCTGTTGTGCAAGTATCTGCCACCTATTTTGGCTTGGACTAACCCAATAGATAAATATCGTCGCTACTgtccattttttatatttattaatttatttttacatttttatgtttttgggatgtcttcGTTCAgcttcatcccaaaaacatacaaatgtaaaaaaaaaaaaaaaaggacataagtgtttttcacaaagcAGCGATGATGTACAAAATTGGAAAACGTACTCCACTGCTGCGATTTGGTCCTGAACATCTACACTGCCCAGTCTCTGGTGGACCTCATGCAGGACCCTCTGGCCCTGGAAGCCGCTACCGCGCCCATCGAGACGAGCCACAATCACATTGTCTGAGCTGACCAGCACTGAGTCCCAGCTGAGAGCAAAGCGGTCACTCACGGCCTGACCACCAGGGAAGCCATCACTGTGGAAAGcagacaaaatgacattttgaaacTAATTTGACTTCATTAAAGAAgaaaccattaactcattcactcccagccattctcactgaagcaacacccttcactccggctgttttactggattttaactgattttgcaaggtccacagaatattgtgttctattgctaagaaaacatggaacctgccaaaataAAGGATTAGAGTCTAAAAAGTAAGTGtcaatctgtttctgttttgcaacaattagcattagaatatagctgagtttcatcagtattcacaaatctgtttaaaacagtgggggaaaataGCTCttggcaacatggccctggtctcttatactctgctgcacctgctggccgtttttgtaaaaaattccATTGCTTCAAGtattctcttcatttctgaggctgcattaaagccatatgtatgctctagcataaatccTCCcataaaaacgcataaatatgtctttaggagcatggtaatatttaaactagcacatatttataaattttggggagaaaattAGTTAAGAATGTTCTGCTTACAGGCATACATAAGATCATACTGATTAAACAGTCAACCAGCGGAACACTACTGTCACTTTAAAATTTAGGAAATGTCCttaaaatatttcttaaaatgattacagcccttttcacactgcatttagcatGGCACAGCGCGATATTGTcaaacccattcattgtgtatgtagTAAGGGGCAGGGACCGAGGAATGGAGCGTTGCTGGGCGGTGTGGCAAGAGGACTTCTGCCGTGATGGCGAGGTGCCTTGAACTGGAAAACGTTATTAGAGAGGAGCTGGCGGACTGATGTAGTGTTATTTTGCCAAACTTTTTTACAAGTAGCGGCACGATTAAACTATCCAAGTACCCACAAGTCAGAATTTTTTGCTCTTCTTCTTATGTAACAATGAAGTTAGGCTACTACATCAATACTTCCAAATATGGATGTGCTGGCATCTAGTAATTGTAAGTATTTAAAATGACTCTTCATACTGagtgagtgcagtgtgaaaagggcttaacTTGTATTTGATAAGATGTTTACATTGTGGATTGCAGGTTTTACTTAAGTACTGGATTTAATTAAGAAATTCCAAGTGgcatattatattattgttacTGTTattatgttaataataattggtGCTTGTCAGTAATACATCACCATCACATTGTGTCAGATACATACACGACCAAGAGGAGCCCATAGTGACGAGATTCAGAGAAGTCAGGCGGATAGGAGATTTTCAAAGGTAAATCTATACAAAGGGAAAAGGAGCAGCCAATATACTGTATGAGGGTTTCTCAGTAGTTATCCTGATGCACTATGTGAGCCTTTATAGCGGCCTTTATTCTCTCACCGAAATGGCCAATTGAAACTGTCCTGAAGTCAGTCAGCTGGATCATTTTGTAGTTCAAGGCTGCCTTCAGCAAGGAGTTGTTTTCAAGAATATAATAATCTggaaaaggaaagaaatgtgAGGCTAGTCATTCACGGCATGtaaatatgtaataaataaactgaGGATAAAGAGGTTGCACAGCTGAATGAGTATCTGCATTCAATTTGGAATATATGAAGCAGtcctatttttttctattttttgattaaaagttatagcaatgacaaaaaatatatacagattGTGACCTCTGTGGCCTTACCATTTCTCCAaaccaaatatttttgggagggGACTAAATCAAATGAAATTCAGCCACAGATTTTCTGATGGAAAACCCCAGATCAATAGATGTGTCATTATCAAACCGCCAGGGAGTGTTTAGTTCCCAGCTGTGGGTGGAAGGCAAAGCCAAATAACCCTGAGCAAATGACTTTTCTGCAGCACAGTGTTAACTGATATGCATCCAGAACGTTAACTGATTTACACCCAGAAAGTATTTATAGAGCTTAACTCTTTTTCAAAGTTAACAGGATGACTTCTTCTAAAGAAGCCCTTATTTAAGCAGCACTTCCAAAATCATGACAAGGACAGATTCCCTTACTTGAACTATTGAGACTGTGTAAGATCACCATTGGTGTTCCAGGacctaaaatgaataaatacaacaaGACACAAATGTAATTAATTCTTGAACAACTTATTCAACAAATGTAAAAGTACTCTCTTCATATTTTCTGGAACTTTGTGTTTTAGTCTGTCttgaaaaactgttttttgtttttaagggaaaactgaGCTTATGGGAAAACTGAGTAAAGTCCacttgttttgttatgttgttcGTTGATGAAAGAGAGAAAACATGGTTGAGGTCTACAATTACCAGTACGAGTCCAAATATCCTCTGGGATGCATTCGGATTTGAGGTTGGCGGTCTGAACAAGGCCTAAGTCTATTAATTTTATtggcaagaagaagaaaaaaacactcctTGACAATTTCATCTTCTCTGTTTATTTGCACAAACTGTAGCATTAAATTTTTCTCATTATCTTTTGGCAAGTTGTATTTGCTTTGACCTTTGCACTGTAATGCCCACTTGTGTCTCACTGAAATTGATTTGTTATGTTCGTACTTGCATGAAAACATTAAAGGTATTAAAAGCATCTTATGAGTGGAATTATACAAGCTTGTTTATCCTGATGAAAAAGCAGGTGCTTTGTGAAATGGTCAACTGAAAACAAGCTTTCTCCGCATTTATTGCTTTAGGGAGAGGGAACATTGTTTattgtccaataaatcaataCTCCAAAGGCCAAATGCTTCTAAGCATGAAGCACTCTTATCTgccaaaataaattgaatacacaaaaacaacatgagGAATCATCCTCCACTAAATGAGTCAGTCAGAACACAATATAATTATCTGCAAGTAATACAACATGGAGTTAATTCATCCTGTTAATTCTATGCTTCCATATGTAACTTTAGcacaaaattgattaaaaaccAAATACACATTTCTTTAGGCCCACCTTCGTCAAACTTTCAGGGATCATGTCAGAGCTCGAGCTCCGCTGTTCAAGATTCTCACTGATATCTACAGTTCATATCTGATCTGCTAATGAGACACTTGAGGTCACATGTGGCTGCCATGGTTGTGGCGCGGCGGTGCCACAGGTTATTGTGTCCCAGAGGAAATAAGTTGTAGCGcacatataaaattttaatgaCAAGTTTGAAATTATTGATAACATTTAactatcattttgaaaataaactaTTACATGTTTCCACGTATTGCTTGCAATATGTTGACATatagggatgggaattgataCGATTTTTATAATTCCGattccattttaaattctgCTAAACAATTGAATTATTTatctattattttataaatacaggtacttttttggaaaaaaaggagaataaacaGGTAGATTATCATCCAGTTTGTTTTATGTcttaattgtatctgtaaactaGATACATGTTTCAAAGTAACAACCTTACAAACCCAACAGTGAGGTCTAAAGAGGTTCACTAGGACTACTTGATAGGGTGCCATTGGCccctcagtaaaaaaaaaaaaaaaaaaattgaaaataaacatacaataataatattaataataataataataataataagaaatctTCTGTagaaatgtacaaaatacaacctagattattttgtggCAATTACACAGCATGTAGAATCgtttactctaaaaacagttgggaaaaataacccaattatggatcaaaaatgaaccgatccactttatgggtcaatttgacccaactttctgggttgttttatacaaaatgacacacTTTTTggggacccaagtaaaggatctgaacaatatttatgagttgttttacactaaaagacccatttattggctcaaagttgggtcaaattgacccaagtagaggatgtgATTACCTACCTTTACAGTGAAGGATAATGTGCTGGTGCGTTGGGCTTAGAACAGCATCAAAATACAAACAGTGTGCTTTATTTAGCTCGCATGTTAAACACCAGCGTGGGAACAATCCTACAGTTTTCACAct
It encodes the following:
- the dpp10 gene encoding inactive dipeptidyl peptidase 10 isoform X3; the encoded protein is MTQRLIGSMVYRHSYMASYSVYNIHTREVWELDPPEVVNSVLQYAAWGVQGQQLIYIFENNIYYQPDVKSHSLRLTSSGKEGVIFNGIADWLYEEEILQTHVAHWWSPDGERLAFLVLNDSQVPNMALPRFTGMTYPKGKQYPYPKAGQPNPVVKLFVVNLYGPTHTLELMPPDSLKLRDHYVTMVKWISKTHTCVRWLNRAQNISTLTVCDTTTGACVTRHEENSELWLSKQNQEPVFSKDGKRFFLTVPVKQGGRGEFHHIAMFNTQFRTDENEVRHLTSGNWEVTKILGYDENTDNLYFLSTEGSPRRRQLYSVKTVGLFPRWCLTCELNKAHCLYFDAVLSPTHQHIILHCKGPGTPMVILHSLNSSNYYILENNSLLKAALNYKMIQLTDFRTVSIGHFDLPLKISYPPDFSESRHYGLLLVVDGFPGGQAVSDRFALSWDSVLVSSDNVIVARLDGRGSGFQGQRVLHEVHQRLGSVDVQDQIAAVDYMMNFPYIDKTRIAIFGKGYGAYVALMLLKSTDSVFKCACAMSPMTDLKLYASAFSERYLGMPLRDDSRYQFSSVLQNVHTLRDQTLMLVHGTADANIHFQHTAELVKNLVKVGANYSMQLYPDEGHFLSHQSNQHLYATLTSFYRECLKEELLPPIDDEDEDEE